The genomic segment TACAAAGCCATCAAAAATGCACCTTCTAAGGGTGGCCATAttcaggtcctttagaccaattcagcagcttatctgcccgtgtatggggtgtTCCGACGAGTCTCCCTAATCAATATCATTGATATCGATTGGGCACacgatcgaggaccacatcgggTAGTGGATGAGGTCTTCGTCCTGTTGGCATCCATTTGCTTCATTGTAaaagggccaaacgatcggattaacctgatatcgaACTGCCTTTcatgggcatatcgggttaagaggTCGCCAAACGGCTACCCATAGACAAGCCTGCACCCAAACTCCTAATACctaccatttttattttaagggaATGGCTGGTTGACTGTGTGTGTAACCCCCCTGCTGGGAAACATTATTGTGTCTTACAGGTCAAAAGTTATAGGAGCCAAGAGAAACATCTTGTTGACTTCTGTAGGTAGTAGATGACCATGCATGGACCATTAACCCACCAACAAAATAGTTTGTCACCAGCTTAGAGCTGGTCAAATTAATAATggtaggataaaaaaaaattatatttacattttacttcCCAAATCTGGCTGAGGTTGTTGAAATGTCATCGATATAATGGAATTTTAATGAAATTTTGctagtttaacaaaaaaaataagcttTAACGTCTCAGGAAATAGGAAGAAATTGCTGTCAGTGAAGTATTAATTGAGTGCTACTTCTCTCTTTATAAATAGATCcctaaatatgtttttgttgcaaaaattcattcattcaagtTTGCAGGTTGAACAGATGTATTGCACTCCTCCAGCCCAAACTGCCCCAACTCAACCCGACGGCTGCTCTCTCTTATATACCGTCACCTGTCCTGCCTCATGTGTGTCAAGCATGGATGGTCCAGGCATTGCTATATAAGAGATTGCAGCACGTCAGTTTTGGACAGGTCTAAGCTAGAAGTGGGTGGGTCAGGGCAGACAAGGGTGCATGTATGTGCATGCCTAGGAATACATATAGGTGGTCACTAGGCTGGTGGTGGGCCTCCGgtacccagtccaacactaaaaATATCTGACCTTACACAGTAATAAGAAGTGACCGATTACTTACCTTGCACCAATTCTGTCCAAAAAGACCAAGGGGAACAAAGTTGGCAATCGGTATGATATGTATTTATCTTACTTGGACATGTTTTCAACAATAGGTCAATAAATATTACAAGATGAAAGTAAATTCTAtctggtttaatttaaaaagattaCATACCTGCCCATACTGAAAAGCTTTTCTCATATCTACCTCCTCCCTATGACTATAGGGCAGCAACATTGGAAGAAAGGGATACGAtatccataaaaataaaatggtaatgTTAGGACATTAGTTCATGGTTGTGGGACCCCTATCCTGTTTCTACATTACTAGCCATGTCTGCCCCTGACTCATATGTTTATTAGTATTAAATAAAGGGAAACACTTATTTAACTCTGAAATTGGAGGACCAGCTGCTCAACAAGAGCATAAAATGACAAGAATTATAGGTTTATTTTGCGGAAGCAAGCCGTCTGTGCCCCTCTTACATTGGAGAGCGTTCATTTTAGGtgtggttttcctttaaaattttaCCCCAGGAAACACCTGATGTAGAAAGGGACGTCCCAGAACGtgcctataatatatatctgccTGCATGTACAGAAATGAGTCTTGCCACTTCTTCCCGTTCACATGAGACACAGCCTCCCCAACCACACACACATCTCTCAGCAATCCACACACAACCACTTACAGACAATTACACTCGCCTCAAGCTTCCTGTCAAAGCCAATCATCACGGCAGCTCACAGGTAAGTTATATATTCTTTTACCCTTATTAGAGGTCAAGCTGTTACAAAAAGTGTTTAATCTCACATTTAAAGCTCTCTTCTTGGTTATTGTTATGGTAAAAGCTGGGTCAAATCATTTAAAAGCTAAAGTGGCTGAGCAGAATAACTACTTAGGAGACTGTTAGATGGGCACAATCTGTTCTTTTAGGGGGCGGGGGGTAGTTTATCTTCTTAATTGTTCCTAAACAGGAGGAATTTGCTGTAATCTACATggactttattcactttatagtATGTCCATGTGTTTGAGGGACTAGTTCTACCTcagatgagaggaggagaaatcTAGCAGCAGAATGTAAGACTGTAGTGGGGAGAGACGGGAGTGTGGGAGGCTAGTTAGTAGCAGgtgggataagataagggcatagATGAGTGGCTGAGATGGAAGATTTTTGGCAATATTGAGTAGGAAGAAGTGTTCACCCAGGTGAAGATTTCTAGGAGGCAATTGAGTTCTGATCACCATCTGTTAATGAAGGTGTTGATCTACGTTATCTGGCCAGTATATATTTTCTAGGCAGTTTATAAACATCATAAGACTGGATCCATGGATAGCAAAGGAGTATTAGGATATATGAAGTTCTGTAGAGGACAATGAGCTTAACGTTTACATTTAATATAAGACCCTACAACTCTTGTCTCAAGCCATGCCTTCATCTTCACTGGAACCAATTGTTGCTTCATCGTTCAGAATCCCAGTACATGGTATGTGGTAGCCTTGGAAAAGGAACCCTAGCAGATTGAATATCAGAAGGAACACGTTGCTCAGTGGTTAGCAATGTTGATTTGAGGCTCTGAGGTCTTGAGTTGGGTTGTGATCaagaccaaatccacatggagGCTGAGTTTTCACAAAGTCCAGCATAGAACAGTATTTGTACTGTAGGTTCATGGTTTTCTTGTGGTATTGACTTGTGTTTGCGTGGCTGCCTTACAGAAATTAGATAAGTAAGTTCTACTATTGTTTGTGGTTATAGTTCggaaattagattgcaagctacACTGTGAGGCAATATTGTGAGTTATTTAGAGTAATAGGActgatataatattattattatttaaatgtgtaaaaaaatattattgtgggACCAAAGTCATGTAACTCTTATACTAGCAACTAGCTATTTCTGATTTGGGAATTCATATTTTTGTGTGTGATTAGGGATAAAATAAATCAGTGCTTGATGATACAACGATAGAcagaaaatttgagatttatggggctttttattgttgtttataaGGAAACCAGGTTCCATTGGGCCAAGGAATAATTGCTGACCCCTACAGTCAGCCAAAGCAGATGAAATCCAAATTAGTAACTGCCACTCATATGAGAACATTGTGAAATTACTATCAGGggatttctaaagcaaacatttttcttgAGAAGCAGTTAGTcgacaaacatgttttttttcctccttttcatgtttctttcatagctttcttttcttttaaaaatgttaacgtTCGGTTcattgaatggaaaaaaagtgaTACACTCACCGAAACAGAAAGTTGTCAGGGGTTAAAGAGAAAACAGCGAGTGCTGAGAATCTGTATGTGGGTATGTGAGGGAAAGGGAAGTGTAGATTTATCTCTTTCTGTCTTATATCATCAAGAATATGAGCAATGCagggaaatatattttctaatattcATCATTATCAGTCATTATAAAACATATGAGTGTATCCATTTTAAAACATCATTATAAAAACTACAGCTACAGTATTAttagtacatgtataggatccatcatccagaaacccgttatccggaaatctcccaattacaggaaggttgttttacatagactccattttaattaaataattcaaacttttgaaatatatttcctttttctgtgtaataataaaacagtcgcttgtacttgatcccaactaagatataattaatccttattgaaggcaaaaccagcctattggctttatttcatgtttagatgattttctagtagacttaaggtatgaagatctaaattacagaaagatccattattcagaaaaccccaggtcctgagtattctggataacaggtcccatacctgtacttgatcccaacttagatataatgaatccttattggaagcaaaatcagcctattgggtttatttcatgtttatatgattttccagtagacttaaggtatgaagatccaactatAATGAAAAAGCAGTTTTTCTTGGGTCTAAGGGGTCATTATAATCACTATTACAATGACGATCTCCTTTAACAACAAACGTTCAATAGATTTCTCTTTTGCTTTTCTAGGCCTCCTAAAGATCGTTCACATTGTCCCTATTATCATGAGTATACTTCAGGTAAGTAAAAGCAGTAGATGATAATTAAGTATTGATGCACCAAAATAACTGGGGGAAGGTTTAACATGTCCCAAACTAGGGGCAGACATTAGAGGAACCTGCAAAGGGCAGAACAACTTTGGGAAAGGAGGGGGAGCAACAAAGAAGGACACGTTTTGAGAGGCTCGTCATTAGACCAGTTCTGCCATAACAATAAGCAGAATATATATGAAAGGTATTATATATGATTATGGGCAGAAAGGTATGATGGGAAATTTCTTTGGCTGGGGCTTATTAGGGGCCTGGCCACTGGCAAACCCTTCTGATTTTTGGCAAGTTCAAACCCTGGTCTTTCAAGAGTGAGGAGTACACTTGTGTGTTGCCAATATCAAAtacctatttcttttttttcagctgtCCTACACAACCTTCCTTTAACACTTACAGCTACAACAGAATAATCTTTTTCCTTTGAAACCAAATCTTTTTTGTTATGAGGGCATAATAAGAAAAGTACACCACTTCCTCCCCCCACCTTCTATGGCTGCTTTGTTCTGCGGTGTTGGGGCGCATTCTTCAAACCTTATGTTGGGGTGAAGGAAAGACTACGCCCAGACAGAAGGATATAAAAATACACATCCTTTGTTAAATGCCAATTAAAGTCACAACTGATATTGCTTCTTATTAAAAGTATGATGGTCCATGTTCTTATAAAACATAAGCTACTTGTGAATCCATTTTCAGCATCCATAACGTTGGCTCAGGATTTATTCAGTCTATAAATGAGCTAAAATGTGGTTACACATATCCTATGAGCTTTAGTTAGGATAGTTGTTTCTTGGAAAGGAAAGGTCCATATGGCCAGCATGGTCCATCTCACTTCATGACTTTGTGGTCAGTGCAGTTTAATCCCGAACTAAGCCACCTGGCACCCCGAAGAAATACAATTCcaagcagaatggaaagtgactTACAGTTTTGTCATGTTCACTTCCCTCTGGATCCCCCCATTTAATGAAAGCAAGTTGCAAATGACCCAACTTCTTTATTCACAAATGAGCCAAGTCAACATCTTGAGCCCAGAACAAGGTAACATGGGCATCCACCATGCAGCACCTGATTAAAACTAAAATAATAGAGTTTATGTATGTACATGAGGGTTATTCCATGAATTATACAAAAACACATTAGGGAATACATAGGGTTTTTCATAACAACCAAGGGAAGCAATCAGAAGGTCCACCCAATAGAAATGTGTCTGTAAATGTGCCTGTAACTGCTTCTACAGGTTCCAAATGATTGTCCTGGTAACCATCACCTCGTTGGTCTCTTAGTTTTAAGGTTTATTTCCCTGAGACTTCAATAAATcatgttcattatgttttgatCACAAATCACAGATATTGGTGCTCACCAtctcttttttatgtttatacacAAACTTATTGAAACTGCCAAGTTGGTCAGGTTCCTCAGTGACATCTCATTGGGCCCCCAAAGAGCTGCTGAGGCTGCTTTCCCCATTGGGATGCCCCCTGTTGAAGTGCTGCTGTCCTGTAGTGTCCAAAGCTCAGTCTGTACTATTCAATAGCAGCTGCTTAAGGCAAATAAGTATGCAATCTGTTAGTGGCTTCCGTCCCTTTCACTTGAGGAACAGGTTCCAGGGGAGACAGGATGTGGTTGAGTGAAGTTGTGGCACTGCAAGATTATACAAAGGGCAGATCTTGAGCAGGGACAACTTTGTTTTGCAgataaaagacacaaagacacagagTTCTGTTCTTCACTCATACTTaaagatggggaaaaaaacaattctgagAAAATGAACCGTGCCCCGAGCATCTCAAAGACTTTAACCACAGAATCAGTGTCTTGTTGGAACTGCAATCAGAGATTgtggcagagacatgcaaatgagGGCTATCACGTGGCATGCTGTGGCACtcttgcatatattttaattgctcCTCAACAACTAAACAAGCCAGGGTCCTACATGCCGCTACTTGTTGTTCATTTATGGGTCCTCAAACAATTAAAGGACAAACAATCATTACACAAGGGCAATTTCAAGTTGGGGGATCCCCTTTGTTTAAATGTGTCAAAACACAATGCAGGGGATCTCCCACTTGGAATTGCCCTTGTTTGTCCTTCCAATGATGTTGGTGGGATGGGGACTGCGCACCAGGCTGAAGAATATGGAAGTGGTTAGGGTGTTTGCATGCTGGGAATAATTCACTATCCCCAAACAATTAGCACACATTTATGTCATTGATATCAACATACATGCACACTGTAGTGAATgaataaaggggaacttcacattTATTATGTGATTATACAATAATCTCTTCTTAACAACTTTCaagtcttttttttacttttaagcaaGGGGAAAGCCATTAAAAACCACGAGTGTTTTATTTGACATATTTTGCCTCACTCACTAATTGCGTATGAGGAACCAAATCAAACCCAACAAACTTTGGATGTGCTGTTGGGCTTTTGACTCCATACCTCGAGCACATATTTTTTAaggacatatataaaataaatgctaaaatCATACTCTTTCTACAATAATTGAGTAGTTTAGTATGGCTCATGTTCATGTCCAATATGGAAATATTCAAAGCCAAGAATGCAACTCCCCTTTTTTTAATATGAGCCGAGCAGATGTCTCCAGGTGAGGCAGGATGTGGTCTATGGGTGAAGTTCTGTAAGAGATGCAGCACAGTGAGTATATTAAATAATGCAGAGTTTCCTCCACTTACACTATACAATACTGTCTTAACCACACACACGCATTTCCCAAACCCTAGTTATCTTTTTTTCTCTAGATAGTGTATTTCACCCCTTTGTTGCCTCGGTTGAAGTAACATGCTGCGTTTGTATGAAAAATTGCAGACTAGGCTTGGCCAGAATATTGACCGTATACTGCCAACATTTTGTTGCTTGTCCTACTTTCATGTGGACATACAGTTGTAGCATTATTCACTGGGGATGCAGCAGATAAAAATCCCACAAGCAGTTTTCACCCAACATTGCATTCAGTTATGGTTAATCAACGTATTCACTTGCAACACATTATTTATAACAAATTTTTCTCTTGTCTGTGATCAGTATTCTACAGGTGAAGACAATGTCAGCATGGATGACAACATGGAGTATTCCACCATGGATTATGGCGGCTTCCCGACAGTCTGTCAAAAAGACGATGTCAGAAGCTTTCGCTCGGCCTTCCTGCCCGCGATGTACTCAGTCATCTGCCTGGTGGGACTTGCAGGAAATGGACTGGTCATGATCAGGTACTTGTACTTTAACAGGCTGAAAACTGGGACAGACTACTATATGCTCAATCTGGCCATAGCGGACATTGTGTTCCTGCTGACCCTTCCCTTCTGGGCAGTGAGTGTTGCAAAgaactgggtttttggcaatgaAATGTGCAAGATAATTTACTGCCTCTACAAAATGAGCTTCTTCAGTGGGATGTTCTTGCTCATGTGCGTCAGCATGGAGAGATACTTCGCCATTGTCCAAGCTCCATCAGCTCATCGTCACAGATCGAAGACGGTGTTGATCAGCAAGCTGTCCAGCCTTGGCATCTGGGTCCTTGCCTTTTTGCTTTCCATTCCCGAGCTCCTTTACAGCGGCTTGAAGGACAACCATGGGGTGGGcatgtgcattatattttctgaCAACATTCAGAGCCTGAGCTCCAAGTTGAAGATCTCCCAAATGTTCTTTGGCTTTTTCCTGCCTTTGATCATAATGGCTTCATGTTACTACATGATCATCAGAAAGCTCCTTCAAGCACGCAATTTTGAAAAGTACAAAGCCATTAAAGTTATCATTGCTATCGTCATCGTCTTTGTCACTTTCCAACTTCCATACAACAGCGTCATGTTGATAAGGACCCTTAATAACAGCACAGATTGTGACACCAGCAAGAATCTGGACTTTGCCGACGACGTGACGTATAGCCTTGCTTGCCTCCGTTGCTGCCTCAACCCCTTCCTCTATGTCATTATTGGAATTAAGTTTAGGAATGACCTGTGCAAGCTCTTCAAGGATATTGGTTGCCTGAGCCATGAAAAGTTTACAGAATGGTCATCAACCAAGCCAAGCAAGAGGACATCTTTCGCCATGGACACAGAGACAACCACCACCTTTTCTCCATGAGAATTTCTGTAGAATCCTTCTGCATATTATTTAGTGAAATCCCTCTACGTTTTGACAGTCTGTGTGACAAGGTCTACTGGGAAAGATTGAAAAGGTTGCTCCTTTAGAGGAACTTGTAATGAAGAGTTAATATCTGAAAAGAATGTTGTTGTCAAGTATATATGGTGGGCAAGCTCCCCCAAAATAATCTTAGACAAAGTTGTTTGGTACATACATAGTGATTATGTATTTGTACAATGGTTTCAGCAATACAGATTGTATTTATGTTGTACCCATGAGATGCCATGATCAGCAGAGATATGTTCGGCAATTCCATGTGGGGTGTTGGTATATGTTGCAAACTTCATTTTTGGGGGGGTTTATGCAGATTGCTTGAATGTCATAAATATGTAAGATATAATTATACAACAGCTGCAAAGCAACTCATAGCTTTTATTACAAGTGCAGCTGACACATCCCATAAagtttatttataataaacataattttgtgATATATATGAAAGCAAATGCAATTACTTACAatggcagtgtgtgtgtgtacctgtaAATGAACATACTGGcctgtttctcctttttttctctaaTGCTCTCCTAGCAGCCTTCTATATGGCCTTTGCCTAAAAAATATTAAGAGATGAATGTAAAGGTATTTtcctgtttgttttatttgtttctatTATAATGCTGCTAGCTCAGCTTCAGTTTTAGTCTTGCAACAAAACTCCCTTATTCTCAAGGTTTGGGAGGAAGGCAAAAATTTGATTTGCCCTTCTCCCTAGTTGCTCCTAACTAGTTTAGTATTAATAGAAAATAAGTgttaatatgaatatattatgtatttgtatatCATGATAATACCTGTAAATAAAGTGGAATCCATAACTCTCTGACCAAACGTTGGAGTATTGTTATTATCTGCTTATTCTTCTTAGTTTACCTGTAAAGAAAAGGCCTGTCGGACCCGTTaacttgcgcatgcgcgcactcCGCAGCCACCAGGTTTCCTAGGGCGTCTGGCCGGTCTGTTTACTGGACCCtacatcaaattaattttaggtccACCCAACATACCCAAAGGTTTtactattttaccaatatttattgaaattgtatatgaattagagcctcgtgggtccctatacctcccgggcccccctgcagccgcagggtctgcttcctctatagttacacccctgagcaCAAGAAACCTGCATTCCTCCTATGCTGATAGATCCCGTCTCTTAAACTGGGTGTCTTCTCACAAACAGCCAGAAGATGACGCTGCCTTACATAATAATCATGTATTCAATATTATTGTGAGATTGAATGGTTTTGTGCTCTATAAACCCCTCTCCAgtgttacagatatgggatctattatctggactGCCTATGTTtttggatatgtttttttttttccatactatggatcaccataccttaagtctaataataaaaaacatttacaaattaaCCCAATTAGATTGACGTCACTACGGATTCagttaccatcaagcacaaggtactgttttattattacagagaaaataattaaaataaaatctgtgggagatggcctggctgtaatttggagatttctgaatAAGAGTTCTCATACTTGTatttttatgtgatatatatgtgtgtattgtgCATCATCTCCTGTACAAAGCATTGTAGTATAGGAATGTAAGAAGGTATTCAGTCTGACCAGTTCTACAGACAACTGTGACGCAACAGGTAAATGTGTTTCCTAAATGAGGTTAACTCCAGTCAAGGCACCAAATCCGGTCAGTGACCGAATACCCAGGAATGACGAGGTACGGCTCTGCTGTTAGGGTGCCCCCCTCCCTAATCAATTCCCATAAATCTGTCAACTGAGAAACCCGCAGacggaagaagaagaggaggaggaggagaggtgATGTTTCCTTGAGGAAATGCTATTGTGTATAATCTGCTCATAGAGCTGAGCTCATTACACTTCATGATTCATCTCTTCTACAGGAacagaaatacataaatataaataatatttcacATATTGAACTGTCCAATTTATATGATACATGTCATATCATTTTTCTACTTGCTCATTCATTTCATTGGTTCCTGAAAGCTACAGTAGATCATGTTCACGCAACACAGAGTGATTCTCATTGTATATACTAACGATATATTGACTTGGTTTTAtcagtttttcttcttttaatgttGAAGAACGAACTAGTTTATCTACTGTAGTTTCCCAATTTCATGTCATGTACATATAAAGTCCCCATAAATGCAGTAATATTCAAGTGATTTCCCTCAATTCATTTCTAACTCATTTACAGCCAATACCCTTAATGGGCCACAAACTAGTAAGTCCTCATTTGGGTAAGTTGACGGTTATTAATAAGAACAAATCATCAGGCCTTTTggaatatagttttattttttcccaaTATTTGGCATAAAAACCTCATCGGCAATTTGCTTGGGTGCTGAAGATACACTTCCCATCGCACTTCTGTGGGTAGTGAggttttttaattgcaatttgataaatctcaatTCTGGTTTCAAATTGTAATACTTTTGGCACTTCTAGTAGAAAATGGGAGATTCTTACGCAAGGTCTTTATcctgtttgctgtgattgtgtaacgTCTTTGCTTGTTGCGCTACCTCATTCAGTAGAAGTCAGTCCACTAAGTGGCGGAAGGTGAGTGTGTAATGTGCCTCAGCTCTAACTTCCTTTTACTTCTTTTACATCTGTCATCTCTGTGTGTTGTGCATTTACTTGTTGGAATTCACATTCAAGTGTTTGGGTATGAAAAAATGGGGCAAGAACATGTTCCACTCTTGTCCTTTTATATCATAAATATACTGCTCCAGGTATACAGACATCATGGTATATACTATTTACTTTGCACTATTATAAATATTCGATTGTGTCGGATTTATACACTAGTAACCACTTGCAAACCTACTGAGGATCAAACAAGATTTAATAATTGAACAACTGAAAAAGCACAGAGCTCAGCAGGAAAGCGTATATGGCACAAACAGTAAAACAAGTCCAAATACAAGCAGTGGGTCATAGCAGGCAGCAACAAAACACAGGCAGCAagtcaaggcaggcagatagaCAAGCAGAATCCAAATATTATGCTCATGGTCAAAAGCAGGGGGTCAGAACACAGGGGACAAGGCCAGGAAATGACTTACAGAACAGGAACTTATGAACCAGCAACAGAgtatggtagatagatagatagatagatagatagatagatagatagatagatagatagatagatggaaggatagatggattgatagatggaaggatagatggatggatagatagatagatagatagaggatggATGGTTGA from the Xenopus laevis strain J_2021 chromosome 9_10L, Xenopus_laevis_v10.1, whole genome shotgun sequence genome contains:
- the ccr7.L gene encoding C-C motif chemokine receptor 7 L homeolog, whose amino-acid sequence is MSILQYSTGEDNVSMDDNMEYSTMDYGGFPTVCQKDDVRSFRSAFLPAMYSVICLVGLAGNGLVMIRYLYFNRLKTGTDYYMLNLAIADIVFLLTLPFWAVSVAKNWVFGNEMCKIIYCLYKMSFFSGMFLLMCVSMERYFAIVQAPSAHRHRSKTVLISKLSSLGIWVLAFLLSIPELLYSGLKDNHGVGMCIIFSDNIQSLSSKLKISQMFFGFFLPLIIMASCYYMIIRKLLQARNFEKYKAIKVIIAIVIVFVTFQLPYNSVMLIRTLNNSTDCDTSKNLDFADDVTYSLACLRCCLNPFLYVIIGIKFRNDLCKLFKDIGCLSHEKFTEWSSTKPSKRTSFAMDTETTTTFSP